One genomic window of Cheilinus undulatus linkage group 7, ASM1832078v1, whole genome shotgun sequence includes the following:
- the tor3a gene encoding torsin-3A, whose product MLMRWLLPLLGALSAEADFFQFDSISNVSTYYFNYFYCNIWEGDCQPNQDDATQQVPTRDIWAGFPQDYASLLHQWYCSLGQCCETGDCRITNNITGLARDLQTKLHGQHLAQSVVLKAIQGFINNPESNKPLTLSFHGWSGTGKNFVARIIADNLYRDGVKSECVRLFIAPFHFPHARLVDTYKGQLREAIRDLVLRCPQTLFIFDEAEKLHPGLIDAIKPYMDHYDNVDGVSYRRAVFLFLSNIGGATINDVALDFWHSGQNREDIGMEDLEHRLRAETMESQGGFAQSELMSGHLIDFFVPFLPLEYRHVKLCARDAYAARGLEADEATLDEVAKAMLYVPKEERLFSAQGCKSIPQRINFFLP is encoded by the exons ATGTTAATGCGGTGGTTGCTACCTCTGCTCGGGGCTCTGTCCGCAGAGGCGGACTTCTTTCAGTTTGATAGCATTTCCAATGTATCCACTTACTattttaattacttttattGCAACATATGGGAGGGGGATTGTCAGCCTAACCAAGACGATGCCACACAGCAAG TTCCAACCAGGGACATCTGGGCAGGTTTTCCTCAGGACTATGCGAGCCTGCTGCACCAGTGGTACTGTAGTCTGGGCCAGTGCTGTGAAACTGGAGACTGCAGGATAACCAACAACATAACAG GTCTGGCGAGAGACCTTCAGACGAAGCTTCACGGGCAGCACCTGGCACAGTCTGTGGTTCTGAAAGCTATCCAGGGTTTTATCAATAACCCAGAATCCAACAAACCCTTGACGCTCTCTTTTCACGGGTGGTCCGGCACAGGCAAGAACTTTGTGGCCCGGATCATTGCAGATAACCTATACCGTGACGGGGTGAAGAGTGAGTGTGTCCGTCTGTTCATTGCCCCGTTCCACTTCCCACATGCTAGACTGGTGGACACGTACAAG GGCCAGTTGAGAGAAGCGATACGGGACTTAGTGCTGCGATGCCCTCAGACTCTGTTCATCTTTGACGAGGCTGAGAAGCTTCATCCAGGCCTCATCGATGCCATCAAACCCTACATGGATCACTATGACAACGTAGATGGCGTTAGCTACCGCAGGGCAGTCTTCCTCTTCCTAAG TAACATTGGTGGAGCAACGATCAATGATGTTGCGTTGGATTTCTGGCACTCCGGTCAGAATCGAGAGGACATCGGCATGGAGGACCTGGAGCATCGGCTACGAGCAGAAACTATGGAGTCTCAAG GTGGGTTTGCTCAGAGCGAGCTAATGTCCGGTCACCTGATTGACTTCTTCGTGCCATTCCTGCCTCTCGAGTATCGCCATGTCAAGCTGTGTGCACGGGATGCCTATGCAGCACGAGGTCTGGAAGCAGATGAGGCGACGCTTGATGAGGTAGCCAAAGCCATGCTGTATGTCCCGAAAGAAGAGAGACTGTTCTCAGCACAGGGATGCAAGTCCATACCCCAGAGGATCAACTTCTTCCTCCCATAG
- the lpl gene encoding lipoprotein lipase isoform X2: protein MELNSTVGATTLPTTTDWISDFTDIQSKFSLRTAEIPDDDMCYIVPGQPETIKDCKFNPETQTFVVIHGWTVTGMYESWVPKLVSALYEREPTANVIVVDWLVRASQHYPTSAAYTKLVGRDVAKFVSWIQKELQLPWERIHLLGYSLGAHVAGIAGDLTDHKISRITGLDPAGPTFEHADNKSTLSKDDAQFVDVLHTNTRGSPDRSIGIQRQVGHIDIYPNGGTFQPGCDIQNTLLGIASAGLKGLQNVDQLVKCSHERSIHLFIDSLLNTEQQSLAFRCKTKEAFNKGMCLSCRKNRCNKLGYNINKVRMTRSVPMYLKTRGVMPYKVFHYQVKAHFFSKDSLNFTEQPMKISLFGTDGEKEDIPFVLPALETNTTLSFLITTDVDIGDLMIVKLRWEKDTLLSWSDLWNSRQFHLRKLRIKSGEHQSKVIFSAKEGEFAYLVRGGEDAVFVKLKEDNRSREERKMHRLKMKGSSFGKNNA, encoded by the exons ATGGAAC TAAACAGCACAGTCGGTGCCACAACGCTGCCCACCACCACTGACTGGATCTCAGACTTCACAGACATTCAATCCAAGTTCTCCCTGCGTACAGCAGAAATCCCAGATGATGACATGTGCTACATTGTGCCCGGCCAGCCCGAAACCATCAAAGACTGTAAATTCAACCCAGAAACGCAGACTTTTGTCGTGATTCATGGCTGGACG GTAACAGGGATGTACGAGAGCTGGGTGCCCAAGCTTGTGTCAGCTCTTTATGAACGGGAGCCCACTGCCAATGTGATCGTGGTGGACTGGCTGGTTCGTGCCAGCCAGCACTACCCCACCTCTGCCGCCTACACCAAACTGGTGGGCCGTGACGTTGCCAAGTTTGTTAGCTGGATACAA AAAGAGCTGCAGCTGCCCTGGGAGAGGATTCATCTTCTGGGTTACAGCCTGGGAGCACATGTGGCTGGAATCGCCGGAGACCTCACTGACCATAAAATCAGCAGGATTACAG GTCTTGATCCTGCTGGTCCCACTTTTGAGCATGCAGACAACAAGAGCACCCTATCCAAAGATGATGCCCAGTTTGTGGACGTCCTGCACACCAACACCAGGGGATCCCCGGACCGTAGTATCGGCATCCAGAGACAAGTGGGCCACATCGACATTTACCCCAACGGAGGAACTTTCCAGCCGGGTTGCGACATCCAGAATACTCTGCTTGGGATTGCATCTGCGGGACTAAAAGGCCTCCAAA ATGTGGACCAGCTTGTCAAATGTTCCCACGAGCGCTCCATCCACCTGTTCATCGACTCCCTGCTCAACACGGAGCAGCAGAGCTTGGCTTTCCGCTGCAAGACCAAAGAAGCCTTCAACAAGGGGATGTGTCTGAGCTGCAGGAAGAACCGCTGCAACAAGCTCGGCTATAACATCAACAAAGTACGCATGACCCGCAGTGTCCCAATGTACCTCAAGACGCGGGGAGTGATGCCTTACAAAG TTTTTCACTATCAGGTGAAGGCTCACTTCTTTAGCAAGGACTCCCTGAACTTCACTGAGCAGCCGATGAAGATTTCTCTTTTTGGGACTGATGGAGAGAAGGAGGACATTCCCTTTGTTCT GCCGGCCCTTGAGACTAACACCACTCTGTCTTTCCTCATCACCACCGATGTGGACATCGGAGACTTGATGATTGTGAAGCTACGCTGGGAGAAGGATACGCTCTTAAGCTGGTCAGACTTGTGGAACAGCAGGCAGTTCCACCTGCGAAAACTGCGCATCAAATCTGGGGAACACCAGTCCAA GGTGATCTTCAGTGCAAAGGAAGGAGAGTTTGCCTACCTGGTCAGAGGAGGTGAAGATGCTGTCTTCGTCAAATTAAAGGAAGACAACAGGAGCCGTGAGGAGAGGAA gATGCACAGGCTGAAAATGAAGGGCAGCTCTTTTGGCAAGAATAATGCTTGA
- the lpl gene encoding lipoprotein lipase isoform X1 produces MGKENLNFLTVWIFLGKIFATFSSAPTLSTPTVFVNSTVGATTLPTTTDWISDFTDIQSKFSLRTAEIPDDDMCYIVPGQPETIKDCKFNPETQTFVVIHGWTVTGMYESWVPKLVSALYEREPTANVIVVDWLVRASQHYPTSAAYTKLVGRDVAKFVSWIQKELQLPWERIHLLGYSLGAHVAGIAGDLTDHKISRITGLDPAGPTFEHADNKSTLSKDDAQFVDVLHTNTRGSPDRSIGIQRQVGHIDIYPNGGTFQPGCDIQNTLLGIASAGLKGLQNVDQLVKCSHERSIHLFIDSLLNTEQQSLAFRCKTKEAFNKGMCLSCRKNRCNKLGYNINKVRMTRSVPMYLKTRGVMPYKVFHYQVKAHFFSKDSLNFTEQPMKISLFGTDGEKEDIPFVLPALETNTTLSFLITTDVDIGDLMIVKLRWEKDTLLSWSDLWNSRQFHLRKLRIKSGEHQSKVIFSAKEGEFAYLVRGGEDAVFVKLKEDNRSREERKMHRLKMKGSSFGKNNA; encoded by the exons ATGGGAAAAGAAAATTTGAACTTTTTgactgtttggatatttttgggaaaaatctttgcaactttttcttCTGCTCCTACCCTCAGCACCCCTACTGTGTTTG TAAACAGCACAGTCGGTGCCACAACGCTGCCCACCACCACTGACTGGATCTCAGACTTCACAGACATTCAATCCAAGTTCTCCCTGCGTACAGCAGAAATCCCAGATGATGACATGTGCTACATTGTGCCCGGCCAGCCCGAAACCATCAAAGACTGTAAATTCAACCCAGAAACGCAGACTTTTGTCGTGATTCATGGCTGGACG GTAACAGGGATGTACGAGAGCTGGGTGCCCAAGCTTGTGTCAGCTCTTTATGAACGGGAGCCCACTGCCAATGTGATCGTGGTGGACTGGCTGGTTCGTGCCAGCCAGCACTACCCCACCTCTGCCGCCTACACCAAACTGGTGGGCCGTGACGTTGCCAAGTTTGTTAGCTGGATACAA AAAGAGCTGCAGCTGCCCTGGGAGAGGATTCATCTTCTGGGTTACAGCCTGGGAGCACATGTGGCTGGAATCGCCGGAGACCTCACTGACCATAAAATCAGCAGGATTACAG GTCTTGATCCTGCTGGTCCCACTTTTGAGCATGCAGACAACAAGAGCACCCTATCCAAAGATGATGCCCAGTTTGTGGACGTCCTGCACACCAACACCAGGGGATCCCCGGACCGTAGTATCGGCATCCAGAGACAAGTGGGCCACATCGACATTTACCCCAACGGAGGAACTTTCCAGCCGGGTTGCGACATCCAGAATACTCTGCTTGGGATTGCATCTGCGGGACTAAAAGGCCTCCAAA ATGTGGACCAGCTTGTCAAATGTTCCCACGAGCGCTCCATCCACCTGTTCATCGACTCCCTGCTCAACACGGAGCAGCAGAGCTTGGCTTTCCGCTGCAAGACCAAAGAAGCCTTCAACAAGGGGATGTGTCTGAGCTGCAGGAAGAACCGCTGCAACAAGCTCGGCTATAACATCAACAAAGTACGCATGACCCGCAGTGTCCCAATGTACCTCAAGACGCGGGGAGTGATGCCTTACAAAG TTTTTCACTATCAGGTGAAGGCTCACTTCTTTAGCAAGGACTCCCTGAACTTCACTGAGCAGCCGATGAAGATTTCTCTTTTTGGGACTGATGGAGAGAAGGAGGACATTCCCTTTGTTCT GCCGGCCCTTGAGACTAACACCACTCTGTCTTTCCTCATCACCACCGATGTGGACATCGGAGACTTGATGATTGTGAAGCTACGCTGGGAGAAGGATACGCTCTTAAGCTGGTCAGACTTGTGGAACAGCAGGCAGTTCCACCTGCGAAAACTGCGCATCAAATCTGGGGAACACCAGTCCAA GGTGATCTTCAGTGCAAAGGAAGGAGAGTTTGCCTACCTGGTCAGAGGAGGTGAAGATGCTGTCTTCGTCAAATTAAAGGAAGACAACAGGAGCCGTGAGGAGAGGAA gATGCACAGGCTGAAAATGAAGGGCAGCTCTTTTGGCAAGAATAATGCTTGA